One region of Microvirgula aerodenitrificans DSM 15089 genomic DNA includes:
- a CDS encoding methyl-accepting chemotaxis protein — protein MRISTRLYSLAAFGILGLLIMTLTAYRDFSSIRDENAIMQTQILPSVQRINQIEAEFAASRRAVLQHILAGPEGKAKYLALFQQARKNILEHIEYYNTHLVADDKDRQNMTAVQREFDTYYAEVPAVFALSDQGRQEEARAMSAQKVTPVSEKTGVILEQAVEHNRELLAEANQALGDAIAHGNTMLISTFAIVGLILLAASLWTLKKILLPLTGLRDGLIQLSGDYDFTRRFERKEKDEINEAFQALNALLGVLQASFTQLRSLSQNVNQTAHAVASASTQMTSASQHVSESSSSMSAAVEQMTVSITHVADRAQEADQRCRESGTEANTGGEVIHDTIGTFQQTMVAVQATAEQITRLKTHTTNIGTVVNVIKDIADQTNLLALNAAIEAARAGELGRGFAVVADEVRLLAERTAQSTQEITGTVHSIQEEASQTVEAMRQVVNRVEHGMEQASQATEAIQRIIDGTGSAVSQVSEISGSMREQSLASTNISQQVERIAQMMEENHASATNTTASAEELKQVAQEMHGTIEKFRI, from the coding sequence ATTTTTCCTCGATCCGCGATGAAAACGCCATTATGCAGACTCAGATTCTGCCCTCGGTCCAGCGCATCAATCAGATCGAGGCGGAATTCGCCGCCAGCCGGCGTGCCGTGCTGCAGCACATACTGGCGGGACCGGAAGGCAAGGCCAAATACCTGGCGCTGTTCCAGCAGGCGCGAAAAAACATCCTCGAACACATCGAATACTACAATACCCATCTGGTGGCCGATGACAAGGACCGCCAGAACATGACGGCGGTCCAGCGCGAGTTCGATACCTATTATGCGGAAGTGCCGGCCGTCTTCGCCCTGTCCGATCAGGGTCGCCAGGAAGAGGCGCGCGCCATGTCGGCGCAGAAAGTCACGCCGGTCTCCGAGAAGACCGGAGTCATCCTCGAACAGGCGGTGGAACACAACCGGGAACTGCTTGCTGAAGCCAATCAGGCCCTGGGCGACGCCATTGCCCATGGCAACACCATGCTGATCAGCACGTTTGCCATCGTCGGGCTGATTCTGCTTGCCGCCAGCCTGTGGACGCTGAAGAAGATCCTGCTGCCGCTGACCGGCCTGCGCGACGGGCTGATCCAGCTGTCCGGCGATTACGACTTTACCCGCCGTTTCGAGCGCAAGGAAAAGGACGAAATCAACGAGGCATTCCAGGCACTGAACGCCCTGCTTGGCGTGCTGCAGGCCAGCTTCACCCAGTTGCGCTCGCTGAGCCAGAACGTCAACCAGACGGCGCATGCCGTGGCATCGGCCTCGACGCAGATGACTTCGGCGTCGCAGCATGTCAGCGAATCGTCGTCCAGCATGTCGGCCGCGGTCGAGCAGATGACGGTCAGCATCACCCATGTCGCCGACCGTGCCCAGGAAGCCGATCAGCGCTGTCGCGAATCCGGCACCGAAGCGAATACCGGCGGCGAAGTCATCCACGACACCATCGGCACCTTCCAGCAGACCATGGTCGCCGTACAGGCGACGGCGGAGCAGATCACCCGGCTCAAGACCCACACCACCAATATCGGCACCGTGGTCAACGTGATCAAGGATATCGCCGACCAGACCAATCTGCTGGCGCTGAACGCCGCGATCGAAGCCGCGCGCGCCGGCGAGCTCGGCCGCGGCTTTGCCGTGGTTGCCGATGAAGTGCGCCTGCTGGCCGAACGCACCGCGCAGTCGACCCAGGAAATCACCGGCACCGTGCACAGCATTCAGGAAGAGGCGAGCCAGACCGTCGAGGCCATGCGTCAGGTCGTGAACCGGGTCGAACACGGAATGGAGCAGGCCTCGCAGGCCACCGAGGCGATCCAGCGCATCATCGACGGCACCGGCAGCGCGGTCTCGCAGGTGTCGGAGATCTCCGGCTCGATGCGCGAACAGTCGCTGGCCAGCACCAATATCTCGCAGCAGGTCGAACGCATCGCGCAGATGATGGAAGAGAACCACGCCAGCGCGACCAATACCACGGCCTCGGCCGAGGAACTGAAACAGGTCGCCCAGGAAATGCACGGCACCATCGAGAAGTTCAGGATCTGA